One region of Gloeocapsopsis sp. IPPAS B-1203 genomic DNA includes:
- a CDS encoding DUF4351 domain-containing protein, translating into MLGIALKKTRLYQDIKEEGQQEEAANLTIRQLSKRFGKISDDLRASISGLPLPVLEDLSEALLDFTSLADLQPWLEARLLNPNLTQSTD; encoded by the coding sequence ATGCTGGGAATAGCGCTCAAGAAAACACGGCTTTACCAAGATATTAAGGAAGAAGGACAACAGGAAGAAGCAGCGAATTTGACAATTCGACAGTTGAGTAAGCGATTTGGCAAAATTTCGGACGATCTACGTGCTTCAATTTCAGGTTTACCGCTGCCTGTTCTCGAAGACTTGAGTGAGGCATTGCTTGATTTTACAAGTTTAGCAGATTTGCAACCTTGGCTAGAAGCGCGATTGCTCAATCCAAATCTCACGCAATCAACTGACTAA
- a CDS encoding AraC family transcriptional regulator produces the protein MTITVSEQTLDELWQEANPTLQHADALDPLDVIQKYPSKLGKGFRRNIEYQEGIDITINDYQLHDNVIEKVDVHEHPIQCGFLLSGNYNVNNDEQVCSGLYWFCGSGFATGGLCEELRQQRISSINIHIAPELFQLYLAKSTECIPPELHHLFKQPHQQYFYRYGKVTPQMQIALQQILQCPYAGITKRLYLESKVMELVALMVEQEIEIQRGEHCRLVLKLDDVDRIHQAQTILQQRLDHPPSLIELARLVGLNDYTLKRGFRRVFGNTVFGYLHDYRLEQAQQLLGTGNLKVEEVARIVGYRDRSAFSKAFCRKFSMSPNDYRQAKRR, from the coding sequence ATGACCATCACCGTTTCCGAGCAAACTCTTGATGAACTTTGGCAAGAAGCCAATCCAACACTACAACACGCCGATGCATTAGATCCTTTGGATGTCATTCAGAAGTATCCATCTAAGTTAGGAAAAGGTTTTCGACGCAACATTGAGTATCAAGAAGGAATTGATATCACAATTAATGACTATCAACTGCACGATAATGTAATTGAGAAGGTTGATGTACACGAACATCCTATCCAGTGCGGATTTCTTCTCTCTGGAAATTACAACGTTAATAATGATGAACAGGTTTGTTCTGGATTGTATTGGTTTTGCGGAAGTGGATTTGCAACAGGTGGATTGTGCGAGGAATTAAGACAGCAGCGGATCTCATCTATCAACATTCATATCGCACCAGAATTATTTCAGTTATATCTTGCCAAATCAACCGAATGTATTCCCCCAGAGTTGCATCATTTATTTAAGCAACCACATCAGCAATACTTTTATCGCTACGGGAAAGTGACACCACAAATGCAGATAGCGCTACAGCAAATTCTGCAATGTCCGTATGCAGGAATTACCAAACGCTTGTATCTCGAAAGTAAAGTGATGGAATTAGTGGCGTTGATGGTAGAACAGGAAATTGAAATTCAACGAGGTGAACACTGTCGGTTAGTCTTAAAACTCGATGATGTCGATCGAATTCATCAAGCACAAACAATTTTACAACAACGTTTAGATCATCCACCTTCGCTCATTGAGCTAGCGCGTTTAGTTGGGCTGAATGACTATACACTTAAACGCGGATTTCGACGAGTATTTGGAAATACAGTATTTGGTTACTTGCACGATTATCGCCTGGAGCAAGCACAGCAATTGTTAGGAACAGGTAATTTAAAAGTAGAAGAAGTTGCGCGAATCGTAGGATATCGCGATCGCAGTGCTTTTTCTAAAGCCTTTTGCCGTAAATTTAGTATGAGTCCGAACGACTATCGCCAAGCCAAACGCAGATAA
- a CDS encoding DNA cytosine methyltransferase, with amino-acid sequence MQQLSLALELPDSKPVNPQWFQNLLSVLEVRQEPAWTDNFGKSLRQRLRQWGIAPVKTLSLFSGGGGLDIAFHDAGFEIVKMVELEAKYVQTLQKNAQLGKWLEGSEPICMDIRNYVPAPDLKVDFVIGGPPCQTFSAAGRRAAGVAGTTDSRGTLFQEYVRILKLLQPKGFLFENVYGITGANKGEAWQEIQEAFKEVGYSIYFRILDAADYGVPQHRERLFIVGVKQGKYLFPYPTHGFDSLAQQPYYSAAQAVEGSDTSDIEAGLGGRFGHLLDDIPPGLNYSFYTKEMGYPSPIFSWRSKFSDFLYKADPDVPVRTIKAQGGQYTGPFSWENRRFFIPELKRLQTIPDAYEVVGNRQVAIEQIGNSVPPQLGRILALSILDQVMDVDLPFDLAYLPPDKQLGFRQRKRKLTKTYLQKAQAAIIELSKQGKVKGLDASIYEEKREFVRFLSIDDFSWIEEPVANSVKIHLSCELDSSSWIIKANTNSNWDEPDKFSIDVYPSCGYDDWVLCTNSVKLCAKQLNTHVFTSLWKAFEEKLNEATGKADLVQLSGYYQYNARISGIMNFYCEEKIDLFWRVVQCVTRCIATSAQLKVKEFAEYWGVNEEDVVFYLQSLRAIGYEVRSHNTNPQIPLGEYLIPYAFPTLNPKSVQLRKVL; translated from the coding sequence ATGCAACAGTTGTCCCTTGCTCTTGAACTACCTGACTCCAAGCCAGTCAATCCACAGTGGTTTCAAAATCTCCTATCAGTCCTCGAAGTAAGACAGGAGCCTGCTTGGACTGACAATTTTGGCAAATCTCTTCGTCAGAGATTACGGCAATGGGGTATCGCTCCAGTTAAAACTCTGAGTTTGTTTTCTGGTGGAGGCGGTTTAGATATTGCGTTTCACGACGCTGGCTTCGAGATAGTTAAAATGGTTGAACTGGAAGCTAAATACGTTCAAACACTGCAAAAAAATGCTCAATTAGGAAAGTGGCTAGAAGGTTCTGAACCAATTTGCATGGACATCAGAAATTATGTTCCTGCTCCAGATCTTAAAGTTGATTTTGTAATCGGAGGTCCACCATGTCAAACTTTTTCTGCGGCTGGACGTAGAGCTGCTGGGGTAGCTGGAACAACTGACAGTAGAGGGACGCTATTTCAAGAATATGTTCGCATCTTAAAGTTACTTCAACCAAAAGGCTTTTTATTTGAGAATGTATATGGAATTACTGGTGCGAACAAAGGTGAGGCATGGCAAGAAATTCAAGAAGCATTCAAAGAAGTTGGATATAGTATTTACTTCCGAATTTTAGATGCTGCTGATTATGGTGTTCCCCAACATAGGGAACGCTTATTTATAGTTGGAGTGAAACAGGGAAAATACTTGTTTCCCTATCCTACTCACGGCTTTGATTCCCTTGCTCAACAACCGTACTACTCCGCAGCACAAGCCGTTGAAGGTTCGGACACTTCAGATATAGAAGCGGGATTGGGTGGACGATTTGGTCATTTACTTGATGATATTCCTCCTGGTCTCAACTATAGCTTTTATACGAAAGAAATGGGCTATCCTAGCCCTATTTTTAGTTGGAGATCCAAATTTTCTGACTTTCTTTATAAAGCAGATCCGGATGTGCCGGTACGAACAATCAAGGCTCAAGGTGGGCAATATACTGGTCCATTTAGTTGGGAAAATCGTAGATTTTTTATTCCTGAATTAAAGCGATTACAAACCATTCCTGATGCCTATGAAGTAGTTGGTAATAGACAAGTTGCTATCGAGCAAATCGGCAATTCGGTTCCTCCCCAGCTAGGTAGAATTTTAGCCCTTAGCATCTTGGATCAGGTTATGGATGTTGACTTACCTTTTGATCTTGCTTACTTACCTCCAGACAAGCAACTAGGGTTCAGGCAACGTAAGAGAAAATTGACAAAAACCTACCTTCAAAAAGCTCAAGCTGCAATTATTGAACTGTCTAAACAAGGAAAAGTTAAAGGGTTAGATGCTTCTATTTATGAGGAAAAACGAGAGTTTGTAAGATTTTTATCAATTGATGACTTTTCATGGATAGAGGAACCAGTTGCTAATAGCGTAAAGATTCACCTGAGTTGTGAATTAGACTCCTCCTCCTGGATAATCAAAGCAAACACTAACAGCAATTGGGATGAACCAGATAAATTTTCCATTGATGTTTATCCATCATGTGGTTATGATGACTGGGTTTTATGCACAAACTCAGTGAAGCTATGCGCTAAACAGTTAAACACACATGTCTTTACATCACTTTGGAAAGCTTTTGAAGAAAAATTGAATGAAGCTACAGGAAAAGCAGATTTAGTTCAGCTATCTGGATACTATCAGTACAATGCTCGTATTAGTGGGATTATGAACTTCTATTGTGAAGAGAAAATTGATTTATTTTGGCGAGTTGTTCAATGCGTAACTAGATGTATTGCTACTTCTGCTCAACTAAAAGTGAAAGAATTCGCAGAGTATTGGGGTGTCAATGAAGAAGATGTTGTCTTTTACCTACAATCTTTAAGAGCTATTGGCTATGAAGTTAGAAGCCATAATACAAATCCCCAAATTCCTTTAGGTGAATATCTGATCCCTTACGCTTTTCCTACGCTTAATCCCAAGAGTGTTCAACTTCGCAAAGTTCTATAA
- a CDS encoding iron-siderophore ABC transporter substrate-binding protein has protein sequence MRIFFGWLILGILGFTLVTACNHHTSQTISSSPKLPATECHIIKHTMGETCVPINPQRVVTLSSSTLGNALALGIKPIGTTNEIHQENKSLTSVKDKTEEIKLIGLSQPNLEAALLLKPDLIIGVDWFQSIYPQLSKIAPTVLGELNYPTWEKHLSFVAEALGKQATEKALWNRYYQRMEELKLALGNRYQDKKISFIYIWNDQISTDAKNSFVGSILSDALLQRPASQNIDAPYGAVEISLEELEKADGDILFVATYARDGGNQFFEKIQRNLLWKNLKAVQENHVYFVDFTAWAATHMLGTDAVIDDLYKYLVNTP, from the coding sequence ATGCGGATTTTTTTTGGCTGGTTAATATTGGGTATTTTAGGATTTACTCTAGTTACAGCTTGCAATCATCATACATCTCAAACTATATCCTCCTCTCCTAAACTGCCAGCCACAGAATGTCACATCATTAAACACACGATGGGCGAAACCTGTGTTCCGATTAATCCTCAACGAGTTGTCACCTTATCTTCATCTACTTTAGGTAATGCGCTGGCACTTGGGATTAAACCGATCGGTACTACAAACGAAATTCACCAGGAAAATAAATCGCTGACTTCTGTTAAAGACAAAACAGAGGAAATAAAATTAATTGGACTGTCTCAACCAAATTTAGAAGCAGCATTACTACTTAAACCAGACTTAATTATCGGTGTAGATTGGTTCCAATCAATTTATCCTCAACTATCTAAAATTGCTCCTACAGTTTTGGGTGAACTTAACTACCCAACTTGGGAAAAGCATCTAAGTTTTGTGGCTGAAGCTTTAGGAAAACAAGCAACTGAAAAAGCACTTTGGAATCGTTACTATCAGCGAATGGAAGAACTAAAGCTAGCATTAGGAAATCGCTATCAAGACAAGAAAATATCATTTATCTATATTTGGAATGATCAAATATCAACTGACGCAAAGAACTCATTTGTTGGCTCCATTCTTAGCGATGCTCTTTTGCAACGTCCAGCCTCACAGAATATTGACGCACCCTATGGCGCAGTAGAAATTTCCCTGGAAGAATTAGAAAAAGCCGATGGTGATATTTTATTTGTAGCGACTTATGCAAGAGATGGTGGCAATCAATTTTTTGAAAAAATTCAACGAAATCTTCTTTGGAAAAACCTGAAAGCTGTTCAAGAAAATCATGTTTATTTTGTTGATTTTACAGCATGGGCTGCGACACATATGCTTGGAACTGATGCCGTTATTGATGACTTGTACAAATACTTGGTAAATACACCCTAA
- a CDS encoding DUF2887 domain-containing protein, giving the protein MLYERVIAESSLYFYRNRARFSDWQAVVIYPSQSIEQGELYPHRSFLNGGQVHRVYLDELGDIRSLPLGIALMVLTTLNKTQALEQAKYLLAKTRQQVPQQTSQAIIEMITTIIAYKFVRAACA; this is encoded by the coding sequence ATGCTATATGAACGAGTCATTGCTGAATCATCGCTATACTTTTACCGCAACCGTGCCCGATTTAGCGATTGGCAAGCGGTTGTAATTTATCCTTCACAGAGTATTGAACAAGGTGAGCTTTATCCGCATCGCTCATTTCTTAATGGTGGACAAGTACATCGCGTGTATCTCGATGAACTCGGCGATATCCGTTCCTTACCACTGGGAATAGCATTGATGGTATTGACCACATTAAACAAAACCCAAGCACTTGAACAAGCTAAGTATTTGTTAGCAAAGACTCGTCAACAAGTACCGCAACAAACTTCGCAAGCGATAATAGAGATGATTACAACGATCATCGCATACAAGTTTGTTCGCGCAGCGTGTGCGTAG
- a CDS encoding TonB-dependent siderophore receptor has protein sequence MSAIFIFVVPAQAQTDTGSSSVQKQQSDSSIPRLNNLNQPATTVDEWMSQIAQTSVVQITGVRLNAAAAGLEIVLETVAELSIPKTYVVDNALIADIPNAVVIPLSGFQQENPAEGIASVSVTNLPNNFVRVAITGLDAPPIADVRPDTQGLVLSVAVEPEDETIEIVVTGEQEEGYQVPDTSVGTRTDTPLRDIPQSIQVVPQQVLRDQQVTRLEDALRNVPGVNQAFNFGPINTFTIRGFDATATNLLRDGLIDPLAGEVTEISSVEQVEVLKGPASVLFGLGSPGGVINIVSKRPLSEPFFAIDATVGSYSFYRGAVDLSGSLDDSDTVLYRLNTAYRNSGSFIDFYNSEFFNISPVVSVAIGERTDLILEGEYIRTRDSYASGVPVIGSVLSNPNGEVSRNSNFGEPSDEFEQTITRLGYQLEHKFSDNWLLRNAFRFTFRDYSDQLTIPSSLEADNQTFNRTDREYELENSNYILTTNVVGNFSTGSIQHQLLLGFDLNRLENLSPRYIEREAAPINIFNPVYGQPPEPIITFESNDRSVTNSLGIYLQDQVTLTDSLKFLLGVRFDTFDRKYADFTNNTESSGSDSAFSPRIGIVYQPNPIISLYASYTSSFTPPNGTFFFDVDSSLEPERGTQYEIGVKADLSDRLSATLAFYDLTRTNVLVDDPDNSGFQIQVGEQNSQGIELNLAGEILPGWNIYAGYAYTDARITEDTTFIAGSRLPNSAEHSFNLWTIYEIQQGEWQGLGAGIGLFFVGDRAGDLDNTYDVPSYFRTDAAIFYNQDRFRVALNFKNLFDINYFESALNSNRVYYGQPFTVQGTVSWQF, from the coding sequence GTGAGTGCCATTTTTATTTTTGTTGTCCCTGCACAAGCACAAACCGACACCGGATCGTCATCGGTGCAAAAACAACAATCTGATTCCTCGATTCCTCGACTTAACAACCTCAACCAGCCTGCAACTACGGTTGACGAGTGGATGTCTCAAATCGCTCAAACTTCAGTTGTGCAAATTACTGGAGTGCGACTAAATGCTGCAGCAGCAGGATTAGAAATTGTGCTGGAAACTGTAGCAGAACTTTCGATTCCTAAAACTTATGTTGTCGATAATGCATTAATTGCCGATATTCCCAATGCAGTAGTTATCCCGCTGAGTGGATTTCAACAAGAAAATCCGGCGGAGGGAATTGCATCGGTATCAGTCACGAATCTACCAAATAATTTTGTGCGTGTGGCAATTACAGGATTGGATGCGCCGCCAATCGCAGATGTACGACCTGACACCCAAGGCTTGGTGTTAAGTGTTGCAGTAGAACCTGAGGATGAGACAATTGAGATTGTCGTGACGGGGGAACAGGAGGAAGGCTATCAAGTTCCTGACACGTCGGTAGGGACAAGAACCGATACACCGTTACGCGATATTCCCCAATCGATTCAGGTAGTACCACAACAAGTATTGCGCGATCAACAGGTCACTCGCCTAGAAGATGCACTCAGAAATGTTCCTGGTGTGAATCAGGCTTTTAACTTTGGTCCAATTAATACTTTTACGATTCGCGGCTTTGATGCGACAGCGACTAATCTTCTCAGAGATGGGCTAATTGATCCTTTGGCTGGAGAAGTGACGGAAATATCTAGTGTTGAACAAGTTGAAGTTCTCAAAGGACCAGCATCAGTGTTATTTGGTCTGGGTAGTCCTGGAGGAGTCATCAATATAGTCTCTAAACGTCCCTTAAGTGAGCCTTTTTTCGCTATTGATGCAACCGTTGGTAGCTATAGTTTTTATCGAGGCGCGGTTGATTTATCAGGATCGTTAGATGACTCGGATACAGTCTTGTATCGTCTCAATACAGCCTACAGAAACTCAGGTAGTTTTATCGATTTCTATAATAGTGAATTCTTTAATATATCGCCTGTTGTCAGTGTGGCTATTGGCGAGAGAACTGACTTAATCTTAGAGGGAGAATACATCAGAACAAGGGATTCTTACGCATCTGGCGTACCTGTTATTGGCAGTGTATTATCTAACCCAAACGGCGAAGTATCACGTAACAGCAACTTTGGTGAACCTTCTGATGAATTTGAACAAACAATTACAAGGCTGGGATACCAACTAGAGCACAAATTTAGCGACAACTGGTTGTTACGCAATGCTTTTCGGTTCACTTTTCGTGATTACAGCGATCAACTGACGATTCCCTCAAGTTTGGAAGCAGACAATCAAACTTTTAATCGCACAGATCGAGAATACGAGCTTGAAAACAGTAACTATATTTTAACAACGAACGTGGTTGGCAACTTTTCTACGGGTTCAATTCAGCATCAGTTACTATTAGGATTTGATTTGAATCGTTTAGAAAACTTGTCACCAAGATATATTGAACGCGAAGCAGCACCGATTAATATCTTTAATCCTGTATACGGTCAACCACCGGAACCGATCATTACTTTTGAAAGTAACGATCGCTCGGTGACGAACTCATTAGGAATTTATCTTCAAGACCAAGTTACACTGACGGATAGCTTAAAGTTCTTATTAGGCGTGCGGTTTGATACCTTTGACCGGAAATACGCAGATTTCACCAATAACACCGAAAGTAGCGGATCTGACAGTGCATTCAGTCCTCGGATTGGGATTGTCTATCAACCTAATCCTATTATCTCGCTTTATGCTAGTTACACAAGTTCATTTACTCCACCAAATGGTACATTCTTTTTTGATGTTGACTCTTCATTAGAGCCAGAACGCGGTACTCAATATGAAATTGGGGTAAAAGCAGATTTGAGCGATCGCCTTTCTGCAACGCTGGCATTCTATGATTTAACTCGTACCAATGTCTTGGTAGACGATCCCGATAATTCAGGTTTTCAAATCCAAGTAGGCGAACAGAATAGCCAAGGTATTGAACTGAATCTTGCAGGCGAAATTTTGCCAGGATGGAATATTTATGCAGGTTATGCTTATACCGACGCACGTATTACGGAAGATACTACTTTTATCGCTGGGAGCCGATTACCAAACAGCGCAGAGCATTCTTTTAACTTATGGACAATCTACGAAATTCAACAAGGTGAATGGCAAGGATTAGGGGCTGGAATCGGCTTATTTTTTGTGGGCGATCGCGCCGGAGATTTAGACAATACTTATGATGTGCCAAGTTATTTTCGCACTGACGCAGCTATTTTCTATAACCAAGATAGATTTAGAGTTGCACTTAACTTCAAAAATCTATTTGATATAAACTATTTTGAAAGTGCGCTTAATTCTAATCGTGTTTACTACGGACAGCCCTTTACCGTACAAGGAACTGTCTCCTGGCAGTTTTAA
- the metK gene encoding methionine adenosyltransferase gives MSRRYFFTSESVTEGHPDKICDQISDTILDTLLAQDPASRVAAEVVVNTGLVLITGEISTTAHVNYVDIARKKIADIGYTDANNGFSDNSCAVLVALDEQSPDIAQGVNTAHESRQQDSEEQFDAIGAGDQGIMFGFACNETPELMPLPISLAHRISRRLAAVRKTGDLPYLRPDGKTQVTVAYEDGRPVGIDTILISTQHTATIGDLTDTDAVQAKIKADLWTAVVEPVFADIAIKPDDNTRFLVNPTGKFVIGGPQGDSGLTGRKIIVDTYGGYSRHGGGAFSGKDPTKVDRSAAYACRYVAKNIVAAGLAEKCEVQLSYAIGVARPVSILVETFGTGKVEEDRLLELVKQHFELRPAGIIHAFNLQKLPSERGGRFYQDVAAYGHFGRTDLDLPWERTDKADVLKAATQPLSATVG, from the coding sequence TTGTCTCGTCGTTATTTCTTTACTTCTGAATCAGTCACAGAAGGACATCCAGACAAAATCTGCGATCAAATTTCTGACACGATTTTAGATACGCTACTAGCACAAGATCCTGCTAGCCGCGTTGCAGCAGAAGTTGTCGTCAATACTGGTTTAGTCCTGATTACCGGAGAAATCAGCACCACAGCCCACGTCAACTACGTTGATATTGCGCGGAAGAAAATTGCTGATATTGGCTATACCGATGCTAATAATGGCTTTTCTGACAATAGTTGTGCGGTTTTAGTCGCTTTAGATGAACAATCGCCCGATATTGCCCAAGGTGTGAATACAGCACACGAAAGTCGGCAACAAGATAGCGAGGAACAATTCGATGCGATCGGTGCTGGCGACCAAGGTATCATGTTTGGCTTTGCTTGCAACGAAACACCAGAATTGATGCCTTTACCAATTAGTTTGGCACACCGAATTTCCCGCCGCTTAGCTGCTGTACGCAAAACAGGAGATTTACCTTACCTTCGTCCTGATGGTAAAACTCAAGTCACCGTTGCTTATGAAGATGGACGTCCAGTCGGAATTGACACAATCCTCATTTCTACGCAGCATACAGCAACAATTGGCGATCTCACCGACACCGACGCTGTACAAGCCAAAATCAAAGCTGATTTATGGACAGCGGTAGTCGAACCTGTTTTTGCTGATATTGCAATTAAGCCGGATGACAATACACGCTTTTTAGTGAATCCTACTGGTAAATTTGTGATCGGTGGTCCGCAAGGCGACTCAGGACTCACTGGACGCAAAATTATTGTGGATACCTACGGTGGTTATTCGCGTCATGGTGGTGGGGCTTTTTCAGGCAAAGATCCCACAAAGGTAGACCGCAGTGCGGCTTATGCGTGTCGTTATGTCGCTAAAAATATTGTTGCTGCTGGGTTGGCAGAAAAGTGTGAAGTACAACTAAGTTATGCGATCGGTGTTGCACGACCAGTTAGTATCTTAGTGGAAACCTTTGGTACGGGTAAAGTTGAAGAAGACCGCTTACTGGAATTAGTCAAACAACATTTTGAACTACGTCCTGCGGGCATTATCCATGCTTTCAACTTACAAAAGCTACCATCTGAACGAGGCGGACGTTTTTATCAGGACGTCGCAGCTTACGGTCATTTTGGTCGCACCGATTTAGATTTGCCATGGGAACGCACCGATAAAGCTGATGTGTTGAAAGCAGCAACTCAGCCACTTTCAGCCACAGTTGGATAA
- a CDS encoding DUF1636 domain-containing protein gives MPTCLLVCKSCNRSSEELPENQVADGARLIEQLNALSAEQTQCKDLRIQPVGCLWTCGSPCAVAFSAPGKPTYLFTNVTADDTAAALLQFGELYLKSKTGNIPWQQFPQVLQEVSIAKIPTMSR, from the coding sequence ATGCCTACTTGCTTACTTGTCTGTAAATCTTGTAACCGTTCTTCGGAAGAATTGCCAGAAAATCAAGTTGCTGACGGTGCTCGTTTAATCGAACAACTCAACGCCTTGAGTGCTGAACAGACACAGTGTAAGGATCTGAGAATTCAGCCAGTGGGATGCTTGTGGACGTGCGGTTCTCCCTGCGCTGTTGCTTTTTCTGCGCCTGGTAAACCAACTTATCTATTTACCAATGTAACTGCGGATGACACCGCCGCTGCGTTACTTCAGTTTGGCGAACTGTATTTGAAGAGCAAAACAGGCAATATACCTTGGCAGCAGTTTCCGCAAGTGTTACAAGAAGTGAGTATTGCCAAGATTCCAACAATGAGTCGATAG
- a CDS encoding MAPEG family protein: MTNPIPISTLFIGLSGFIAFALSYIVVMERMSTRVWHGGSQEEVATQPNYLDKPSKWAAFVENYTQSVATKTSDDGVLQRKVRAFGNFTEYVPLGLLFLMALELMKLPTLLIWLLGSALIIGRITHAWGLMTTYGPSPGRAVGFFLTWFVYLVGAGVCVYYGVVGVLS, from the coding sequence ATGACTAATCCTATTCCCATTTCAACGCTTTTTATCGGATTGAGTGGTTTCATCGCTTTTGCGCTGTCTTATATTGTGGTAATGGAGCGAATGAGTACTAGAGTATGGCATGGCGGGTCGCAAGAAGAGGTAGCAACGCAGCCCAACTACCTCGATAAACCTAGCAAATGGGCAGCTTTTGTCGAAAACTATACGCAATCAGTTGCAACGAAAACGAGTGACGACGGAGTATTGCAACGAAAAGTCCGTGCTTTTGGCAATTTTACCGAGTATGTCCCGCTGGGGCTGCTGTTTCTTATGGCGTTGGAGTTAATGAAGTTGCCGACTTTGTTGATATGGCTGCTTGGAAGTGCGTTGATTATAGGACGAATTACCCATGCTTGGGGATTAATGACAACGTATGGACCATCCCCAGGTCGTGCTGTTGGATTTTTTCTGACTTGGTTCGTGTATTTAGTTGGTGCTGGTGTTTGCGTTTATTACGGTGTAGTTGGAGTTTTGTCGTAA
- a CDS encoding NAD(P)/FAD-dependent oxidoreductase: MQDSDVVVIGSGIGGLTAAALLSRYGKRVIVCESHNIPGGAAHSFTRRGFTFDSGPSFYCGLSNPNSYNPLRQVLDVLGESIQSIPYDPLGHYHFPEGTFAVYSAIDKYLETVAQITPQGARELQRFTQRLLPLYEALQGIPTLALRADWQIIPTLLKYLPSLLKMLPHLGTIQSSVGQVMDREVQDSWVRRLIDLECFLLSGLKAHGTIAPEVAFMLGERSHIGVDYPVGGSGAIVDALVRGLKRWGGELRLGTHVERILVESGKVAGVRLRSGEILKASVVISNASIWDTYNTLLQAQDLPRSYRQASLKTPAVDSFMHLHLGIKAEGLEHLTGHHVVVHDPQQDITAPGNTCMISIPSVWDATLAPSGHHVVHAYTLEPYSNWQHDDNYENKKKAQSQSLYKALECIIPDIRQRVVTELIGTPLTHAYYLRRYQGTYGPAIAAGQGMFPGATTPIPGLYRVGDSTMPGIGVPAVAASGILCANTLVTPQQTAEILSNY; encoded by the coding sequence ATGCAAGATAGCGATGTCGTCGTCATTGGCAGCGGTATCGGTGGTTTAACCGCTGCTGCTTTATTGTCGCGTTATGGCAAACGAGTCATTGTTTGCGAAAGTCACAACATCCCTGGCGGTGCAGCACACAGTTTTACGCGACGCGGATTTACTTTTGATTCAGGTCCTTCGTTCTACTGCGGTTTAAGTAACCCAAACAGTTACAATCCCTTACGACAAGTTCTAGACGTATTAGGAGAATCAATACAGTCCATCCCGTATGACCCACTAGGACACTACCACTTTCCTGAAGGGACTTTTGCCGTTTATAGCGCAATTGACAAGTATCTTGAAACAGTAGCCCAAATCACTCCCCAAGGTGCAAGGGAACTACAGCGATTTACGCAACGCTTGCTCCCACTGTATGAAGCTTTACAAGGTATTCCTACGCTTGCTTTAAGGGCAGATTGGCAAATTATCCCAACTTTATTAAAATACTTACCATCATTGCTCAAAATGCTACCGCATCTAGGAACGATTCAAAGTTCCGTAGGGCAAGTGATGGATCGCGAAGTACAAGATTCTTGGGTACGCCGATTAATTGACTTAGAATGCTTTTTACTTTCTGGTTTAAAAGCGCATGGCACAATTGCGCCAGAAGTTGCGTTTATGTTAGGGGAGCGATCGCACATTGGAGTAGATTATCCTGTTGGTGGTAGTGGTGCGATCGTTGATGCTTTAGTACGTGGGTTAAAACGTTGGGGTGGTGAATTGCGCTTGGGAACTCATGTCGAGCGCATCTTAGTAGAGTCGGGTAAAGTTGCTGGGGTACGCTTACGCAGCGGTGAAATTCTCAAAGCATCCGTAGTAATTTCCAATGCGTCAATTTGGGATACTTACAACACTTTATTGCAAGCGCAAGACTTACCCAGATCCTATCGCCAAGCTTCGTTAAAAACACCAGCGGTAGATAGTTTTATGCATCTTCATCTTGGGATTAAAGCTGAAGGTTTAGAGCATTTGACAGGTCATCATGTCGTCGTTCACGATCCACAACAAGATATCACCGCACCAGGTAACACGTGCATGATTTCGATTCCTTCGGTGTGGGATGCAACGCTTGCACCTTCAGGTCATCATGTTGTCCACGCTTACACATTAGAACCTTACAGCAATTGGCAGCACGATGATAATTATGAGAACAAGAAAAAAGCGCAATCGCAATCTTTATACAAAGCATTGGAGTGCATAATTCCCGATATTAGGCAACGAGTTGTTACAGAACTTATTGGTACACCATTAACTCATGCCTATTATTTACGACGGTATCAAGGTACGTATGGTCCTGCGATCGCCGCCGGTCAAGGGATGTTTCCTGGAGCTACCACACCGATACCAGGATTGTACCGCGTTGGCGATAGCACGATGCCTGGAATTGGCGTTCCTGCGGTTGCGGCTTCGGGCATTTTGTGTGCCAATACTTTAGTCACACCGCAACAAACAGCCGAAATCCTTTCTAATTATTAA